One stretch of Lachnospiraceae bacterium oral taxon 096 DNA includes these proteins:
- a CDS encoding response regulator transcription factor gives MRVIICDDNASERAHFRKIMEEVAAEEEIDVDILEFEDAKPLIFEMEDFIATTDIILLDIHMPGMNGMEAADKLRKNKYKGEILFVTVSKNYMLNAFDVHAFNYIVKGETQAEKSKEVIRELFEAADEKRKEYILFTGVGEYRNIPISSIRYFEVNGKILTVHYGSKTFEFVSTIGKVENVLYGKGFVRVHRSYLVSIAAVKSFVYESLTLVDGTIIPIGRKHYKELKEEMTKRVII, from the coding sequence GAGAGTAATCATATGCGATGACAATGCAAGTGAAAGAGCACATTTTCGAAAGATTATGGAAGAGGTCGCAGCAGAGGAAGAAATCGATGTTGATATCCTAGAATTTGAAGATGCAAAGCCATTGATCTTTGAGATGGAGGATTTTATAGCCACCACAGATATCATATTATTGGACATTCATATGCCAGGAATGAATGGTATGGAGGCTGCAGATAAGTTGCGCAAAAACAAGTATAAAGGAGAAATTTTATTTGTAACCGTCTCCAAAAACTATATGCTCAATGCCTTTGACGTACATGCGTTTAATTATATTGTCAAGGGCGAGACACAGGCAGAAAAGTCAAAGGAGGTCATTCGTGAACTCTTTGAGGCGGCGGATGAAAAGCGTAAGGAATACATCCTTTTTACGGGAGTTGGAGAATATAGAAATATCCCTATTAGTTCTATTCGATATTTTGAAGTCAATGGAAAGATATTGACCGTGCACTATGGAAGCAAGACATTTGAATTTGTTTCTACCATTGGAAAGGTGGAGAATGTATTGTATGGCAAAGGGTTTGTGCGAGTGCACAGGTCGTATCTGGTGTCTATTGCGGCAGTGAAAAGTTTTGTTTATGAGAGCTTAACCCTAGTGGATGGGACGATTATTCCCATAGGGCGAAAGCACTATAAAGAGTTAAAAGAAGAGATGACAAAGAGAGTGATAATATAG